The following proteins come from a genomic window of Palaemon carinicauda isolate YSFRI2023 unplaced genomic scaffold, ASM3689809v2 scaffold2667, whole genome shotgun sequence:
- the LOC137636280 gene encoding uncharacterized protein, translating to MPPKSISRSFRSALRQQVTKKCNFIERFVSSMSVSDANEHMNMLVDLKEKLDKVNNEVLKEIWDSADKDDNGDELVSKEMDTWFVYDDRLSKCLSLLKTAVSLSPGNLSDRSRSEISQLKLPELPLPTFGNREGEDISKFLREFEATIDKYDLSTHVKFTLLTRQLSGDSLKLVNSLDCSNRSYEEAKKLLQKAFADTLSQQYRVIKQLSELKLTYQSDPYDFISNMKIICNQFEALSIDQNIVLQYFIWNGFNDCFKNQLMHITGSNKPSLQQIDEHIFTALERYRNISKKFNVKQGNLEKKVVANSNCLASAVVNVEKSKVKECSLCLADNKGDIDHPTFKCSVYVTPQSKIEKLKQLNFCTNCTYDSHKTSDCRFKFNRKCKHCNKWHFSYLCKFRKDPKSTANNLKNDSDNQEVTNQTAKGNCKEKSNSNSVVSNLTWSDL from the coding sequence ATGCCGCCGAAGAGCATTTCGCGCAGTTTTCGTTCAGCCCTTAGGCAACAAGTTACCAAGAAGTGTAATTTCATAGAAAGGTTTGTTTCTTCGATGTCTGTAAGCGATGCTAACGAGCATATGAACATGTTGgttgaccttaaagaaaaacttgacaAAGTGAATAACGAGGTTTTGAAGGAAATTTGGGATAGCGCAGATAAAGACGACAACGGCGATGAATTGGTGAGTAAGGAAATGGATACTTGGTTCGTTTATGACGATCGTTTGAGTAAgtgtctctctctccttaagaccgCGGTGTCACTTTCGCCCGGAAACCTTTCCGATCGTTCGCGTTCTGAAATTTCACAGCTTAAATTACCTGAACTACCTTTACCGACATTTGGTAATCGAGAAGGTGAAGATATTTCGAAGTTTTTGCGAGAGTTCGAAGCAACTATTGATAAGTATGATCTTAGTACTCACGTTAAATTTACTCTTCTTACGAGACAGCTTTCAGGTGACTCGCTTAAACTGGTAAACTCATTAGATTGTAGCAACCGTTCGTATGAAGAAGCTAAGAAATTATTACAGAAAGCGTTTGCAGATACTTTGTCTCAACAATATAGGGTTATTAAGCAGTTATCGGAGTTGAAGCTAACGTATCAGAGTGATCCGTATGACTTTAtcagtaatatgaaaataatttgtaatcaatttgaggctttaagcatagatcaaaacatagttttacagtatttcatatggAATGGGTTTAATGACTGTTTCAAGAATCAGTTAATGCATATTACTGGCTCGAATAAGCCCTCGTTGCAGCAAATAGATGAACATATCTTTACTGCTTTGGAAAGATATAGAAACATATCCAAGAAATTTAATGTGAAACAAGGTAATCTGGAAAAAAAGGTTGTGGCCAACTCAAATTGTTTAGCTTCTGCCGTTGTTAATGTTGAGAAGTCTAAAGTTAAAGAATGTTCTCTATGTTTAGCAGACAATAAAGGAGACATTGATCACCCAACTTTTAAGTGTTCAGTTTATGTAACTCCACAGagtaaaattgaaaaactaaaacaattGAATTTTTGTACAAACTGTACTTACGATTCTCATAAAACTTCAGATTGCAGGTTTAAATTTAACCGAAAATGTAAACATTGTAACAAGTGGCATTTCAGCTATCTTTGTAAATTTCGTAAAGACCCAAAAAGTACTGCTAATAACCTTAAGAATGATTCAGATAACCAAGAAGTGACTAATCAAACGGCAAAGGGGAATTGTAAAGAGAAATCGAACTCTaattctgttgtttctaatttaaCTTGGTCTGATTTATGA
- the LOC137636281 gene encoding uncharacterized protein: MKSINLKLVLPGISEVAHVFKDKGYVLADKTLHMSGDKVEDIKLLLGNDNSHLVPQKDVLFGGSSEVIPSVYLESPLGVMLVGDIERYKQNLALLPDRIKHSSEVCAKGEGPLEVGSNLDMDGLFLDSVEEFKFPACANISVLNKGQIVEAELERAAEEILSSKAESVSYSDSNVYDENFTEENRKVVEFALENTVRDSDGRLIMPLLWNGKVAHLLGKNQNLSKAILKSNFKKFSKKDNTFQMIDEVFKEQEQLGIIERVTNLEQFLEENPQHSFLPHMPVFKMDRESTKCRNVFLSNLCESDKDKPLTLSHNQTIFAGPCLNKKISTSILQLRFNEKLLCFDIKKAFLMIKLVPQIKVGYSFIGIETYVKRTIP, from the coding sequence ATGAagtctattaatttgaaattagttttgccaGGTATCTCTGAAGTAGCTCATGTATTTAAGGATAAGGGCTATGTATTAGCCGACAAAACTTTGCATATGTCTGGGGACAAAGTTGAAGATATAAAATTACTCTTGGGAAATGATAACTCTCATTTAGTACCACAGAAGGATGTGCTGTTTGGAGGTAGTTCTGAAGTGATTCCCTCTGTTTACTTAGAATCACCCTTAGGAGTGATGCTTGTAGGTGACATTGAAAGGTATAAGCAAAATCTAGCTCTATTACCAGACCGGATAAAGCATTCTTCTGAAGTTTGTGCAAAGGGTGAGGGTCCCCTTGAAGTTGGTAGTAATTTGGATATGGATGGATTGTTCTTAGATTCGGTAGAGGAATTTAAGTTTCCTGCTTGtgctaatatttctgttttaaataagGGTCAGATTGTTGAAGCTGAACTTGAGAGAGCAGCAGAAGAAATTCTTTCCTCAAAGGCAGAAAGTGTTTCGTACAGTGATTCTAACGTATATGACGAAAACTTCACTGAGGAGAACAGGAAAGTTGTAGAATTTGCTTTAGAAAATACAGTTAGAGATAGTGATGGAAGGTTAATTATGCCTCTGTTATGGAATGGGAAAGTAGCTCATTTGCTTGGTAAGAATCAAAATCtgtcaaaagcaatattaaaatcaaattttaaaaaatttagcaAAAAGGATAATACTTTTCAAATGATTGATGAGGTTTTTAAAGAACAGGAACAGCTAGGCATTATAGAGAGAGTAACTAACTTGGAGCAATTCTTGGAGGAAAACCCCCAACATAGCTTTCTGCCGCACATGCCAGTGTTCAAGATGGACCGAGAGTCAACAAAATGCCGTAATGTATTTTTGTCCAATTTGTGTGAATCTGACAAAGATAAACCTTTAACTCTATCTCATAATCAAACAATTTTTGCTGGTCCttgtttgaataagaaaatttctacttctattttacagctaagatttaatgaaaaattgttatgttttgatataaaaaaggcATTTCTGATGATTAAGTTGGTGCCTCAGATCAAAGTAGGTTACTCTTTTATTGGTATAGAAACGTATGTAAAAAGGACTATTCcttaa